The Lactuca sativa cultivar Salinas chromosome 2, Lsat_Salinas_v11, whole genome shotgun sequence genome includes a window with the following:
- the LOC111916439 gene encoding wall-associated receptor kinase-like 5 has translation MWCGLVLISYPFGIGRNCSANEWFNIICKSWRPYLSALDNVEVLDIGSNTVIVQMSVNKGDCKNPIKDSNLLPHTSNGQSPFRISRSLNRFVFKGCGNGAIMENGTIVAGCSTTCGKDTVSDVSDLYNCFGDGCCQTTIPHDMKSVTFNLTGSEKHNGDRACGSAFLVDSIQYSQDYNSQTIGKDLAFVPVSLVWNETSLASSCNETCGKIPILYPFGIKRDCSKSDGFNIDCNSSTPYLSAFNNVEVLGFNSEKKTVTVNFPMVSDCGNPFQNNNLELSTSLFHFSSAENMFVVQGCGSAAIMENGTIAGGCSTTCGNNTVSDTNNCFGIGCCQTTISNNLKSFKLNLTGLERQDGNGTCGSAFLVDRKSFIEKRFSGQFIPIALTWETSASYSESCKSCELHGGVCYISPNGVSGMACNPKESSNESHTGLILSVSISIGLLFLTVTSYALYNIIKKAKMKRRKQRFFKRNGGLLLKQQQATDIGLVDKTILFTSDELDKATDNFNENRILGQGGQGTVYKGMLPDGRIVAIKKSKVVDECQLEQFINEVVILSQVNHRNVVKLLGCCLETEVPLLVSEFISNGTLYDLIQNEAGEFACPLNLRLQIAIEVAEAVSYLHSATTIPIYHRDIKTANILLDEKYKAKVSDFGTSRVVPIDKTHCTTTVMGTFGYLDPEYYSSSQLTEKSDVYSFGVVLLELLTGEKAVFLTKDVKTSLVEHFKVAMKEGRGLSIFDKMVLKEGPTSELLAIAKLSLKCLNLNGKNRPKMKEVAIELEGIRLSYMPSTIQTAFGHVKSNGSTSRSLTSNTELEGNRMSHVPSTIGTSSGHVKSHEEVSQTHGGSTSTSLTFEDDLCR, from the exons ATGTGGTGTGGACTTGTCCTGATTAGCTACCCTTTCGGAATTGGAAGAAATTGTTCTGCCAACGAATGGTTCAATATCATTTGTAAATCTTGGCGACCGTATCTATCTGCACTTGACAACGTAGAGGTGCTGGACATAGGCTCAAACACAGTCATTGTCCAGATGTCCGTAAATAAAGGCGATTGCAAAAATCCAATCAAAGATAGCAATCTTCTCCCACACACCAGCAATGGCCAAAGTCCCTTCCGGATTTCCAGATCGCTTAACAGATTCGTCTTTAAGGGATGTGGCAACGGGGCTATCATGGAGAATGGAACTATTGTCGCAGGTTGTTCAACGACTTGTGGCAAGGACACTGTTAGTGACGTCAGTGACCTTTATAACTGCTTTGGCGATGGTTGTTGCCAAACTACAATTCCTCATGATATGAAGTCGGTTACCTTCAATCTAACAGGATCGGAAAAGCACAATGGAGATAGAGCTTGTGGGTCCGCCTTCTTGGTGGATAGTATACAATATTCACAAGACTATAACAGCCAAACTATTGGTAAGGACCTTGCTTTTGTTCCAGTGTCACTTGTGTGGAACGAAACTAGCTTAGCAAGCTCATGCAACGAGACGTGTGGGAAGATCCCTATTCTCTACCCTTTCGGGATTAAAAGAGATTGTTCCAAGAGCGATGGGTTCAATATTGATTGTAACTCCTCTACACCTTATTTATCTGCTTTCAACAACGTGGAGGTGTTGGGTTTTAACTCGGAGAAAAAAACAGTAACTGTTAATTTTCCCATGGTTTCTGATTGTGGGAATCCGTTCCAGAATAACAATCTTGAACTAAGCACAAGTCTTTTTCATTTCTCCAGTGCAGAAAACATGTTTGTGGTTCAGGGATGTGGCAGTGCTGCCATTATGGAGAATGGTACTATTGCGGGTGGTTGTTCAACGACTTGTGGCAATAACACTGTTAGTGACACCAACAATTGCTTTGGCATCGGTTGTTGCCAAACTACGATTTCCAATAATCTCAAGTCATTTAAGTTGAATCTAACAGGGTTGGAAAGGCAGGATGGAAATGGAACGTGTGGGTCTGCCTTTTTGGTCGATAGGAAATCATTCATTGAAAAAAGATTTTCTGGCCAGTTTATTCCGATAGCTCTTACGTGGGAGACCTCAGCTAGTTACTCAGAAAGCTGCAAATCGTGTGAACTCCATGGAGGGGTTTGTTACATAAGTCCTAATGGGGTCTCGGGCATGGCTTGTAATCCTAAAGAAAGCAGCAACGAATCACATACTGGTCTCATTCTAA GTGTGAGCATAAGCATAGGGTTGCTATTCCTAACAGTGACGAGTTATGCGTTGTACAATATTATCAAGAAAGCGAAAATGAAAAGAAGGAAACAGAGGTTTTTTAAGCGCAATGGAGGTCTACTTCTTAAACAACAACAAGCAACCGATATTGGTTTAGTTGATAAAACTATCCTTTTTACATCCGATGAATTGGACAAGGCCACAGACAATTTTAATGAGAATAGAATTCTTGGTCAAGGAGGTCAAGGTACAGTGTACAAAGGCATGTTACCTGATGGACGAATTGTAGCAATCAAGAAATCAAAGGTAGTTGATGAATGCCAACTAGAACAATTCATCAACGAGGTAGTCATTCTTTCGCAAGTCAACCATAGAAATGTGGTTAAACTATTGGGATGTTGCCTGGAAACTGAGGTGCCATTACTTGTCTCTGAATTCATATCAAATGGTACATTGTATGACCTTATTCAAAATGAAGCCGGTGAGTTCGCATGCCCTCTAAACCTGAGATTACAAATCGCTATAGAGGTTGCAGAAGCGGTTTCCTACTTACATTCAGCAACCACCATTCCCATATACCATAGGGACATCAAGACTGCCAACATACTTTTGGATGAAAAGTATAAAGCCAAAGTTTCAGATTTTGGAACATCAAGAGTTGTACCAATAGATAAAACTCATTGTACTACAACAGTCATGGGGACATTCGGCTACTTGGATCCAGAGTATTATAGCTCGAGTCAGTTGACTGAAAAGAGTGATGTCTACAGTTTTGGAGTTGTTTTGCTAGAACTCTTGACCGGAGAAAAAGCTGTTTTCTTAACCAAAGATGTTAAAACAAGTTTAGTTGAACACTTTAAGGTAGCCATGAAAGAAGGACGTGGGTTGTCtatttttgataaaatggttcTAAAGGAGGGGCCGACGAGTGAGTTGTTGGCCATAGCTAAGTTGTCATTGAAATGCTTGAATTTGAATGGGAAAAATAGGCCAAAAATGAAAGAAGTTGCTATCGAGTTGGAAGGCATTAGATTGTCATATATGCCGTCTACAATTCAAACTGCTTTTGGACATGTAAAGTCTAACGGGTCAACATCAAGATCATTAACATCCAATACTGAGTTAGAAGGCAATAGAATGTCACATGTGCCTTCTACAATTGGAACTAGTTCTGGACATGTGAAATCCCATGAGGAAGTATCACAAACACATGGTGGGTCGACATCTACATCATTAACATTTGAAGACGACCTTTGTCGATGA